Proteins encoded together in one Salarchaeum sp. JOR-1 window:
- a CDS encoding NRAMP family divalent metal transporter, with amino-acid sequence MSVRQAIDGASIPSVSEFFERYGLALVMVASYFGSGSVFIASSAGVRFGYALLWAVVGAVLLGFVAQDMSARLGIHGDSLGAFAREKLGSTLATVVMVLLSIGCVAWTLELTAAVGKGIVVLLDLQAIGWMPFAYLTGLLAIVIGVLSYDAVEKIMVAMMFALLLTYVVVAGASSPDLTAVVAGFAPTGLSPSSMALTVSILGTTALWPNFFLESRLVEEKGWTDRSDIPTMRRDLAIGYTIGGITTIAIVIAAAAVLRPAGYEQLETFLTPGKALASVLGEWAMVVFLAGTLAAAFNSIIPIMWAPAYMIPEAVGGEVADSTRVFKAIYVGGVALGSLSPLVHQYLGLSVIDMIILFPAYNGVVGLPITAVLLFWAVNDSDMMGAYTNGWKLNVINSALILLAIYSAWSAGQFVINAIFTGGL; translated from the coding sequence ATGAGTGTTAGACAAGCGATAGACGGTGCGTCAATTCCCTCGGTCTCGGAGTTCTTCGAACGGTATGGACTCGCGCTCGTAATGGTCGCGAGCTATTTCGGGTCGGGGTCAGTATTCATCGCAAGTTCCGCCGGAGTCAGGTTCGGCTACGCACTACTGTGGGCTGTCGTCGGTGCGGTGCTCCTCGGCTTCGTGGCACAGGACATGAGCGCCCGACTCGGTATTCACGGTGACTCATTGGGCGCGTTCGCCCGGGAGAAACTCGGGTCGACGCTCGCGACCGTCGTGATGGTCTTGCTCTCAATCGGCTGTGTCGCCTGGACGCTCGAACTCACTGCCGCTGTCGGGAAGGGCATCGTCGTCCTCCTCGACCTACAGGCGATCGGGTGGATGCCATTCGCCTATCTGACTGGACTCCTCGCCATTGTGATCGGCGTCCTCAGTTACGACGCCGTCGAGAAGATCATGGTCGCGATGATGTTCGCGCTCCTGCTCACGTACGTCGTCGTCGCCGGGGCGAGTAGTCCGGATCTCACCGCCGTCGTCGCCGGGTTCGCCCCGACAGGGCTATCGCCGAGCTCGATGGCGCTCACCGTGAGCATCCTCGGGACGACCGCACTCTGGCCGAACTTCTTCCTCGAGTCGCGACTCGTCGAGGAGAAGGGCTGGACCGACCGCTCGGACATCCCGACGATGCGCCGCGACCTCGCGATCGGCTACACCATCGGTGGTATCACGACCATCGCGATCGTCATTGCCGCCGCAGCGGTCCTCCGCCCGGCGGGCTACGAACAACTCGAGACGTTCCTCACGCCCGGGAAAGCGCTCGCGTCCGTCCTCGGTGAGTGGGCGATGGTCGTCTTCCTCGCCGGGACGCTCGCAGCCGCGTTCAACAGCATCATCCCGATCATGTGGGCGCCCGCCTACATGATCCCCGAGGCCGTCGGCGGTGAGGTCGCTGACAGCACCCGCGTGTTCAAGGCGATCTACGTCGGCGGCGTCGCGCTCGGCAGCCTCTCGCCGCTCGTCCATCAGTACCTCGGGCTCAGCGTCATCGACATGATCATCCTCTTCCCGGCGTACAACGGCGTCGTCGGCCTGCCCATCACCGCCGTCCTCCTGTTCTGGGCGGTCAACGACAGCGACATGATGGGCGCGTACACGAACGGCTGGAAGCTGAACGTCATCAACAGCGCGCTCATCCTCCTCGCCATCTACTCGGCGTGGAGTGCCGGCCAGTTCGTCATCAACGCCATCTTCACGGGCGGGCTCTGA
- the aglM gene encoding UDP-glucose 6-dehydrogenase AglM, whose protein sequence is MDISVIGSGYVGTTIAACFADIGHEVVNVDIDESIVETINSGEAPIHEDGLPELVREHTQETGRLRATTEYEAVLDTDVTFLCLPTPQHDDGSIDLSIMKSGAEQLGDTLAEKNDWHTVVVKSTVVPRSTEDIITAVLEGASGKTAGEDFGVGMNPEFLREGTAVHDFLDPDKVVLGADDERALADMHDVFDPLVERTGAPVVETDTKTAEMIKYANNGFLAAKVSLINDIGNICKEFDIDAYEVADAMGLDDRIGEQFLRSGLGWGGSCFPKDTNAIIAAARNQDYDPAVLEAAVEVNDRQPERLLSLLDDHIDVSGNRVAVLGLAFKPGTDDVRNSRAIPVIEGLQERGATVAAYDPVATENMREHLPDIEYEDSAEAALTDASACLVCTDWDEFEALDEEFDTMTQQIVVDGRRCIAPRDGMTYDGLTW, encoded by the coding sequence ATGGACATCTCCGTCATCGGCAGTGGATACGTCGGCACTACTATCGCTGCGTGTTTCGCTGATATCGGTCATGAGGTCGTGAACGTCGACATCGATGAGTCCATTGTCGAGACGATTAACTCCGGGGAGGCGCCGATTCACGAGGACGGCCTCCCCGAGCTGGTGCGCGAGCACACGCAGGAGACCGGTCGTCTTCGCGCGACCACCGAGTACGAGGCCGTGCTCGACACGGACGTTACGTTCCTCTGTCTCCCGACTCCACAGCACGACGACGGAAGTATCGATCTCTCGATCATGAAATCTGGGGCCGAGCAACTCGGCGACACGCTCGCGGAGAAGAACGATTGGCATACGGTCGTCGTGAAGAGTACAGTCGTGCCGCGTTCGACGGAGGACATCATCACCGCAGTACTAGAAGGCGCTTCAGGAAAAACCGCAGGCGAAGACTTCGGTGTCGGCATGAACCCCGAGTTCCTCCGGGAGGGGACTGCGGTTCACGACTTCCTCGATCCGGACAAGGTCGTGCTCGGAGCGGACGACGAGCGTGCACTCGCCGACATGCACGATGTCTTTGACCCACTCGTCGAGCGAACTGGTGCACCAGTGGTCGAGACAGACACGAAGACGGCGGAGATGATTAAGTACGCGAACAACGGCTTCCTCGCCGCGAAAGTTTCGCTCATCAACGACATCGGAAACATCTGCAAGGAGTTCGATATCGACGCGTACGAGGTCGCGGACGCCATGGGGTTGGACGACCGGATCGGCGAGCAGTTCCTCCGGAGCGGCCTGGGCTGGGGCGGGAGCTGCTTCCCGAAAGACACGAACGCCATCATCGCTGCGGCCCGTAACCAGGACTACGACCCCGCAGTGCTCGAAGCCGCCGTTGAAGTGAACGACCGACAGCCCGAGCGCCTCCTTTCCCTGCTTGACGACCACATCGATGTCTCCGGAAATCGCGTCGCAGTGTTGGGACTGGCGTTCAAACCCGGCACAGACGACGTTCGGAACTCGCGTGCAATTCCCGTCATCGAGGGACTCCAAGAACGCGGGGCGACTGTAGCCGCCTACGACCCGGTTGCGACCGAGAACATGCGTGAACACCTCCCAGATATCGAGTACGAAGACTCCGCCGAAGCCGCTCTCACCGACGCCTCTGCCTGCCTCGTCTGTACCGACTGGGACGAATTCGAAGCTCTCGACGAAGAGTTCGACACGATGACCCAGCAAATCGTCGTGGATGGCCGCCGCTGTATCGCACCCCGAGACGGAATGACATATGACGGATTAACCTGGTAG
- a CDS encoding NAD-dependent epimerase/dehydratase family protein, whose amino-acid sequence MKSKPHAVVTGGAGFVGSHLVDSLLDDGFQVTSLDNFGSGRPTNLAHIESERFASIEHDVREPFPDLGDVDYVFHFASRASPKDFESHAVEIALTNSEGTHNALRYARDNDARAILASTSEIYGDPEVHPQHEEYNGNVNVRGPRAPYDESKRFSEALAVAFQQQYDVDIRTVRIFNTYGPRMRPDDGRVIPNFLSQALRGEGLTVYGDGTQTRSFCYVSDLIRGIRAFADAPPEVAAGDVINLGSTDEIKIRTLAKTILDVLDADSDIVHQNLPEDDPQVRQPDITRAKQLLGWEPTVSLEAGLERTIPHFADELDTTVDSSQ is encoded by the coding sequence GTGAAATCGAAACCCCACGCAGTCGTCACAGGTGGCGCGGGATTCGTCGGTAGTCACCTCGTCGACTCTCTTCTCGACGACGGATTCCAGGTCACGTCCCTCGACAACTTCGGAAGCGGCCGTCCAACCAACCTCGCCCATATCGAGTCAGAACGGTTCGCCTCCATTGAACACGATGTCCGCGAACCGTTTCCCGACCTCGGAGACGTGGATTACGTCTTTCACTTTGCGTCCCGTGCGAGCCCGAAGGACTTCGAATCGCACGCCGTCGAAATCGCGTTGACGAACAGTGAAGGAACGCACAACGCACTCCGGTACGCTCGCGACAACGACGCTCGCGCGATCCTAGCGTCAACGAGCGAGATCTATGGCGACCCGGAGGTTCATCCTCAGCACGAGGAGTACAACGGAAACGTGAACGTACGCGGCCCGCGAGCACCCTACGACGAGAGTAAGCGGTTCTCGGAAGCGCTCGCAGTTGCTTTCCAGCAGCAGTACGACGTCGATATCCGAACCGTCCGCATCTTCAATACGTACGGGCCGCGGATGCGTCCCGACGACGGCCGCGTCATCCCGAACTTCCTCTCACAGGCGTTACGGGGAGAAGGTCTCACAGTGTACGGTGACGGAACGCAGACGCGGAGTTTCTGTTACGTGAGCGACCTGATCCGAGGTATCCGAGCGTTCGCCGACGCGCCACCCGAAGTCGCTGCAGGAGACGTTATCAACCTCGGAAGCACGGACGAAATCAAGATTCGAACACTCGCAAAAACTATCCTCGATGTTCTGGACGCCGATTCCGATATCGTTCATCAGAACCTCCCGGAGGACGACCCACAGGTCCGCCAACCGGACATCACTCGCGCAAAGCAACTACTCGGATGGGAACCGACAGTCTCTCTCGAAGCTGGCCTCGAACGAACGATTCCCCACTTCGCGGACGAACTCGACACGACCGTCGACAGCAGCCAGTAG
- a CDS encoding sugar phosphate nucleotidyltransferase, with amino-acid sequence MKAVIPAAGQGTRLYPQTHTKPKAMVRIAGKPILGHILSSLTETRVDKVVIVVGGPMQDQIVEYAEESFGDEFTFQFVEQESAEGLGHSIYQTEEAVRGEPALIALGDMLFENGYGTFLDAHDSLNDPDASVGVKTVDEPQHYGVAELAEESRVERLVEKPNNPQSNYAISGVYIVENTNLLFDTLNHLVENNIRGAGNEYQLTDALQRMIESDARIDVFEVEDWYDCGRPETLLEANRVLLSKGETNGADSVDNAVVVPPVDFGDNVVVEEGIVGPNVSVDDNARITDSIVRNSIVGENATLESVNLEGSIVGDGATVRSEANHLNVGDNSTIEL; translated from the coding sequence ATGAAGGCTGTCATTCCGGCCGCTGGACAGGGAACCCGCCTCTATCCCCAGACTCACACGAAGCCGAAGGCGATGGTTCGGATCGCTGGGAAGCCGATTCTCGGCCACATTCTCTCCAGCCTCACGGAAACTCGAGTCGACAAAGTTGTCATCGTCGTCGGCGGTCCGATGCAGGATCAGATTGTCGAGTACGCTGAGGAGTCGTTCGGCGACGAGTTCACGTTTCAGTTCGTCGAACAGGAGAGTGCGGAGGGACTCGGTCATAGCATCTACCAGACTGAGGAAGCCGTCCGTGGCGAACCCGCACTCATCGCGCTCGGTGATATGCTGTTCGAGAACGGGTACGGGACGTTCCTCGACGCGCACGATTCGCTCAATGATCCGGACGCGAGCGTCGGCGTGAAGACCGTCGACGAACCTCAGCACTACGGCGTCGCTGAACTCGCGGAAGAAAGTCGAGTCGAGCGCCTCGTCGAGAAGCCGAACAATCCTCAGTCGAACTACGCGATTAGTGGCGTGTACATCGTGGAGAACACGAACCTCCTGTTCGACACGCTCAATCACCTGGTCGAGAACAACATTCGCGGGGCTGGCAATGAGTACCAGCTCACAGACGCGCTCCAGCGAATGATTGAGTCCGACGCCCGCATCGACGTCTTCGAGGTCGAGGACTGGTACGACTGCGGGCGGCCCGAGACGCTTCTCGAAGCGAACCGCGTCCTCCTGTCGAAGGGCGAGACGAACGGCGCGGACTCGGTCGATAACGCAGTCGTCGTTCCGCCAGTCGACTTCGGAGATAACGTCGTCGTCGAAGAAGGAATCGTCGGACCGAACGTGAGTGTCGACGATAACGCTCGTATTACGGACAGCATCGTACGCAACAGCATCGTCGGCGAGAACGCCACCCTGGAGAGCGTGAACCTCGAAGGCAGCATCGTCGGCGACGGCGCGACCGTCCGAAGCGAGGCGAACCACCTGAACGTCGGGGACAACAGCACCATCGAACTGTGA
- a CDS encoding glycosyltransferase: protein MEIAFLTNYFPKISETFIINQVIGLLERGHSVQIFALESPDEDVTHEVIDEYDLLERTTYFPSPENYFHGLSRVGQLIVNYPASISQVLPSFRRGVEGGVRLSTLYQFKKFDCGGFDVYHAHFGQVGKRWDFLPDETDAPYVVSFYGKDASVDLSERPETYEHTFNVTDCVTVLSEDMREDVVGSGCPAEKTTIQPLPVDLNQFSYSPTNPAKTEPTRILTVARFTEKKGLDDALEAIDSVAGTHDITWTIAGGGPLRDTFETEIQERGLETTVEMLGWVTQERINELLHDAHLFILPSKTSSEGDKEGTPTVLLEAQAAGVPVLSTYHAGIPEIVRDGETGILVPESDPEKLTNALDRFLSTPETWTEMARNGREFVEENHSKQVVAEQLEELYLKQLNS, encoded by the coding sequence ATGGAAATTGCATTCCTCACGAATTATTTTCCGAAAATTTCGGAGACATTTATAATAAATCAAGTTATTGGACTTTTAGAACGAGGGCATTCCGTTCAGATTTTTGCACTCGAATCACCAGATGAAGACGTTACACACGAAGTAATCGACGAGTACGACCTCCTTGAACGAACAACCTATTTCCCGTCTCCTGAAAATTATTTCCACGGACTTAGTAGAGTCGGACAACTTATAGTCAACTATCCGGCCTCAATTTCTCAGGTTCTCCCTTCTTTCCGTCGAGGAGTTGAAGGAGGAGTTCGACTCTCAACTCTCTATCAATTCAAGAAATTTGACTGTGGGGGATTCGATGTGTATCATGCGCACTTCGGACAGGTTGGGAAACGATGGGACTTTCTCCCTGATGAAACCGATGCTCCATACGTTGTTTCATTCTATGGCAAAGACGCAAGTGTCGATCTCTCAGAACGGCCAGAAACTTATGAACATACCTTCAATGTCACAGACTGTGTAACGGTTTTGAGTGAAGACATGCGTGAGGACGTTGTCGGATCAGGATGTCCGGCCGAGAAAACAACTATCCAACCGCTTCCAGTTGACCTCAACCAATTTTCTTATTCCCCGACCAACCCTGCTAAAACAGAGCCTACTCGAATACTCACGGTCGCTAGGTTTACTGAAAAAAAGGGATTGGACGACGCGCTCGAAGCGATCGATTCTGTTGCCGGAACTCACGATATAACGTGGACAATCGCCGGGGGGGGCCCTCTCCGCGATACGTTCGAGACAGAGATCCAAGAACGTGGCCTCGAAACGACAGTTGAGATGCTCGGCTGGGTAACGCAAGAACGAATCAACGAATTACTGCACGACGCACACCTGTTCATACTCCCAAGCAAGACGAGCTCAGAAGGTGATAAAGAAGGAACACCGACAGTTTTACTTGAGGCTCAAGCTGCTGGGGTTCCTGTTCTCTCAACGTATCACGCAGGAATCCCAGAAATCGTCCGCGATGGGGAAACCGGGATTCTGGTTCCCGAAAGCGACCCAGAGAAGCTCACAAACGCACTCGACCGATTCCTCTCCACTCCAGAGACGTGGACCGAAATGGCGCGGAACGGTCGTGAATTCGTCGAAGAGAACCATTCAAAACAGGTAGTCGCCGAACAACTAGAAGAACTCTACCTAAAACAGTTGAACAGCTGA
- a CDS encoding NAD(P)-dependent oxidoreductase — translation MGRVLVTGSSGFIGSNLCQELVRRGHEVHGVDIDPPEFDLPESVNTFQADLTNEPELPDLDVIVHLAAHSQVQPVVADPSLALENVKMTQHVLNEAERMDAAVINASSRDVYGAEIQPTEDEVTPDSPNGYAASKLSSEAFVNAYRHTRDVSVTSLRLANVYGPRDLNPRVIPIFIALADAGEDLTVYGEGKLLDFVHVGDVCEAFCAAINRIEAVNGEIFNIGSGRGVQLSDIAETITTAVDSDSTWMISNDRKGDVERYVADTSKTEAALDIRMDTELDKGLANTIEWYRSQPEVLSTLRSE, via the coding sequence ATGGGACGAGTGCTCGTTACTGGAAGCAGCGGATTCATCGGGAGTAATCTTTGTCAGGAGCTGGTTCGGCGTGGCCACGAGGTTCACGGTGTTGATATCGACCCACCAGAATTTGATCTTCCAGAATCAGTCAATACCTTCCAGGCAGACCTCACTAACGAACCAGAACTACCCGACCTAGATGTAATCGTTCACCTCGCTGCTCACTCGCAGGTTCAACCGGTAGTAGCTGACCCGTCATTGGCCTTGGAGAACGTCAAAATGACTCAGCACGTCCTCAATGAGGCGGAGCGTATGGATGCAGCCGTAATTAATGCATCAAGTCGCGATGTCTACGGTGCCGAGATTCAACCGACCGAAGACGAAGTAACTCCTGACAGTCCTAATGGGTATGCCGCAAGTAAGCTCAGTTCTGAGGCCTTTGTGAACGCATATAGACATACGCGCGATGTTTCAGTAACCTCGCTCCGACTCGCTAACGTCTATGGGCCTCGTGATTTGAACCCGCGAGTGATTCCGATATTTATCGCACTCGCAGACGCAGGTGAAGATTTAACCGTGTATGGAGAAGGGAAATTATTAGACTTCGTTCACGTAGGCGATGTTTGTGAGGCGTTTTGTGCCGCTATCAACCGCATCGAGGCCGTAAACGGGGAGATATTCAATATCGGATCCGGAAGAGGGGTTCAATTATCCGATATCGCAGAAACCATCACCACAGCTGTGGACAGCGACAGCACCTGGATGATCTCCAACGATCGGAAAGGCGACGTAGAACGATACGTAGCCGATACGTCGAAGACAGAAGCCGCCCTAGACATCAGAATGGATACAGAATTAGATAAGGGACTAGCCAATACCATAGAATGGTATCGCTCTCAACCGGAGGTTCTCAGTACACTTCGGTCAGAATAG
- a CDS encoding glycosyltransferase family 2 protein produces MDRDKPTVSFIVPTYNGADTIEETLDSLLAQEYPHTEIIAVDDGSTDDTEEILNSYTDEGVTVLSLLENEGHSLASNLAIANAEGDVLGLMDDDIEIDPTWTHDLVEKIAELPDEVALIQPKVIEKDTVSKDKAGYTQVVQTCGVLAKADAVREVGGFDERYFAWVNDMELAANLINHGYRIYCHPDVEVRHKSDSWSGGSLSPIKTFHFTKNYAWYYWKHYDRQSALLHTIRHFVRTAKWSIGQDTFSSYLKGVFYSAIFFKTYFVDEHVSDSELEYPKSPYSILKQIFE; encoded by the coding sequence ATGGATCGAGACAAGCCCACAGTCTCATTCATTGTCCCGACCTACAACGGAGCAGATACAATTGAGGAAACTCTTGACAGCCTCCTGGCCCAAGAGTATCCTCATACCGAGATAATCGCAGTTGATGACGGGTCCACGGACGACACTGAGGAGATCCTCAATTCCTATACGGACGAGGGAGTTACTGTTCTCTCCCTGCTCGAAAACGAAGGGCACTCGTTGGCATCAAACCTTGCAATCGCCAACGCCGAGGGTGACGTACTCGGTCTGATGGACGACGATATCGAGATTGATCCAACTTGGACGCACGATCTCGTCGAAAAGATAGCCGAGTTGCCCGACGAGGTGGCCCTCATACAACCAAAGGTAATTGAGAAGGACACAGTATCGAAAGATAAGGCCGGGTATACCCAGGTAGTTCAGACCTGTGGAGTTTTAGCGAAGGCCGATGCAGTTCGCGAGGTGGGCGGCTTTGACGAGCGATATTTTGCGTGGGTGAACGATATGGAGCTAGCAGCAAACCTCATCAACCATGGCTATCGGATTTACTGCCATCCCGATGTCGAAGTCCGACACAAATCCGATAGCTGGAGTGGCGGATCCCTCTCCCCAATCAAGACCTTTCACTTCACGAAGAATTACGCTTGGTATTACTGGAAGCATTACGATCGCCAAAGTGCACTACTCCACACGATCCGACACTTTGTTCGGACGGCGAAATGGTCTATCGGTCAAGACACGTTTTCAAGCTATCTGAAAGGTGTGTTCTACTCAGCCATATTCTTCAAGACATATTTCGTTGACGAGCATGTTTCTGACTCGGAACTCGAATATCCTAAATCACCGTATAGCATTTTAAAGCAAATTTTCGAATGA
- a CDS encoding glycosyltransferase family 2 protein, translating into MEEPLISFVIPVHNSSDCIGECLEAISNQSYSNKEVIIVDNGSEDETTDIVREKCPSAKLIELEENKGHSEAANIGFESAEGKYIAKLDDDGIIGVGWLRTVVDRIQTSSDDIAAIQPKVVEYKSNGGTVEKFTEGGEIHGMISCGVLYDRKK; encoded by the coding sequence ATGGAGGAACCACTTATCTCATTCGTAATTCCCGTACATAATAGCTCTGACTGTATTGGTGAATGTTTAGAAGCGATTTCGAATCAATCTTACTCGAATAAGGAAGTGATCATCGTAGACAATGGATCTGAGGATGAGACCACAGATATCGTGCGAGAAAAGTGCCCCTCTGCCAAACTGATTGAACTAGAAGAAAATAAAGGGCACTCGGAGGCAGCCAATATTGGATTCGAATCTGCCGAAGGCAAGTACATCGCGAAGCTCGACGACGATGGTATAATCGGAGTGGGTTGGCTTCGGACAGTTGTCGATCGTATTCAGACATCATCAGACGATATTGCAGCGATACAGCCGAAAGTTGTCGAATATAAATCGAATGGTGGCACTGTGGAGAAATTCACGGAAGGCGGAGAAATCCATGGGATGATAAGCTGCGGTGTATTATATGACCGCAAAAAATAA
- a CDS encoding glycosyltransferase has translation MDVLALTDHLGNIGGAEISTREILVGLADRKDVDAVTVIGADVPGVELLDFPGVEVIPVEVSGLIDGLPDYASDIVVSRRLAKQARKHLETADILHAHHRRATFALNHLDTDVPTAATIRDFWPICPISIYTVDGRQCRGCEKDLDACIQHQDWDGLASPAIEKYLLAKRKHNRGLIEQLDCNVFISNHIRRTIDESTGVAPTTEVIYNPIDVGFDGPPDESDTPRFVTASTLTSQKGVDVAIQALGRLEEYPDAELIVFGDGPERETLRALAGEVAQGRVEFRGRVPPEEVYRVMAGATATIFPSIWEEPFGRVTVESMALGTPVVGSDVGGIAEVIDDGESGLLFPPGDADALADRLRQLCSCSSFVDALGTRAQETAGQFSRREIAADYRSLYAQLLEEPQS, from the coding sequence ATGGACGTTCTCGCTCTCACCGATCATCTCGGTAATATCGGCGGTGCAGAGATAAGCACACGAGAGATTCTTGTAGGGCTAGCTGACCGGAAGGATGTGGACGCTGTTACCGTCATCGGGGCGGATGTCCCCGGTGTCGAGCTACTCGACTTTCCGGGTGTTGAAGTAATACCAGTTGAGGTTTCAGGACTTATCGACGGACTTCCCGATTATGCTTCTGATATCGTCGTATCTCGTCGACTCGCCAAACAGGCACGAAAACATCTCGAAACGGCGGATATTCTCCACGCTCATCACCGCCGAGCTACGTTTGCGTTGAACCACTTGGATACGGACGTACCGACTGCGGCTACGATTCGTGATTTCTGGCCAATTTGCCCGATTAGCATCTATACGGTCGACGGCCGTCAGTGTCGAGGATGTGAGAAAGATCTTGACGCTTGTATTCAGCATCAAGACTGGGACGGACTGGCCTCTCCAGCAATCGAGAAGTACCTGCTGGCAAAACGCAAACACAACCGGGGACTTATCGAACAACTCGACTGTAACGTATTCATCTCCAATCATATTCGCCGTACAATCGACGAGTCTACCGGGGTCGCCCCGACTACCGAAGTCATCTACAATCCGATTGATGTCGGATTTGACGGGCCACCGGATGAAAGCGATACTCCACGATTTGTTACGGCGAGCACTCTTACATCACAGAAGGGAGTAGATGTGGCGATTCAAGCCCTCGGTCGACTCGAGGAGTACCCAGATGCAGAGCTTATCGTGTTCGGGGATGGACCTGAGCGCGAGACATTAAGGGCCCTTGCAGGCGAGGTTGCACAGGGGCGGGTCGAGTTCCGTGGACGTGTCCCACCCGAAGAAGTGTATCGCGTAATGGCGGGGGCAACTGCGACCATATTCCCGTCCATCTGGGAGGAGCCGTTCGGTCGAGTGACTGTCGAATCGATGGCTCTTGGAACACCAGTCGTCGGCAGTGATGTCGGTGGAATAGCTGAAGTTATCGACGACGGTGAGAGTGGATTGCTTTTCCCCCCTGGTGACGCGGATGCACTGGCCGATCGTCTTCGTCAGCTTTGTTCGTGTTCTTCGTTCGTTGATGCACTTGGAACCCGTGCTCAAGAGACTGCCGGGCAGTTCTCGAGGCGTGAAATAGCAGCTGACTATCGGAGCCTCTACGCACAACTCCTCGAAGAACCTCAGAGTTAA
- a CDS encoding oligosaccharide flippase family protein, with translation MGIARSGIAYTGAKTFSLLASFLAVIYFTRTLDQATVVLGKYYMFETVVSFLTLIGGAGLSGALTKRMSEGEERSAYFSSAVLGSIMLLSGASAVVLLFRSDLAELIGFSEQVLVFIVIYLWARQGRYVADGVLQGEGRVGWAGVMEFIDIGVRTSVQVTLIATGHTLFGLIIGAVVGASGAAIVAFWISHTSLGSPSIRHLEHLVSFAKYAVINSFAGKFYDNIDRLVIWFVLGSSAVGIYTVAFRFALPFIVFINGMTAASFPQISRNMVKENTDRVRTILSESIALSTVFSIPAAVAMSFLAYPIIVTLYTPELAAGASVALIAVIIKIPEGYRWILTATADGLDRPDLSTYTGIILVFTNGILDLILVPTFGIIGAAIASLVAMCASVLYIATVLSDILELSVEKIPLRSILDQCLAASGMGASVWILYTSIDIDSTLSLFVLIAAGALWYFVILLTISTPMRRRLIGIAGDIVPIRPS, from the coding sequence ATGGGTATCGCCCGGTCTGGAATCGCATATACGGGAGCGAAAACGTTCAGTCTCCTGGCCTCGTTTCTCGCAGTAATCTACTTTACTCGAACACTGGATCAGGCGACAGTCGTACTCGGGAAGTACTATATGTTCGAGACAGTGGTTTCATTTCTCACACTCATCGGAGGGGCTGGTCTTAGCGGGGCACTTACGAAACGAATGAGTGAGGGGGAGGAACGTAGCGCATACTTCAGTTCAGCAGTTTTAGGGTCTATTATGCTTTTGAGTGGGGCTTCAGCTGTGGTTCTGTTGTTCCGGTCTGACCTGGCCGAACTAATTGGTTTCAGTGAGCAGGTGCTCGTATTCATAGTTATATATCTGTGGGCTCGCCAAGGCCGATACGTTGCAGACGGTGTCTTACAAGGAGAAGGACGAGTCGGGTGGGCTGGCGTGATGGAGTTCATCGATATTGGCGTGCGTACCTCCGTTCAAGTTACTCTTATCGCCACTGGACACACTTTGTTTGGACTAATTATTGGGGCAGTTGTCGGAGCAAGTGGAGCAGCAATTGTCGCGTTCTGGATTAGTCACACAAGCCTTGGGAGCCCCTCCATTCGCCATCTTGAACATCTCGTATCGTTCGCGAAGTACGCTGTGATAAATTCCTTCGCGGGGAAGTTCTACGACAATATCGATCGACTCGTCATCTGGTTTGTGCTCGGGAGCAGTGCAGTGGGAATATACACGGTGGCATTCAGATTCGCTCTACCATTCATCGTATTTATAAACGGCATGACCGCCGCTTCGTTCCCGCAAATCAGTCGAAACATGGTTAAAGAGAATACGGATCGTGTTCGGACCATTCTCTCCGAGAGTATCGCCCTCTCAACCGTGTTCTCAATACCTGCAGCAGTTGCTATGTCATTTCTTGCATACCCAATTATTGTCACTTTATATACCCCAGAACTAGCTGCTGGAGCCTCTGTCGCACTTATTGCTGTAATCATAAAAATTCCCGAAGGATATCGGTGGATTCTGACTGCGACGGCAGATGGACTAGATCGCCCTGACTTATCCACCTATACAGGAATTATCCTCGTATTCACGAACGGAATTCTAGACCTTATTCTAGTTCCGACCTTCGGAATTATAGGAGCAGCAATCGCTAGCCTGGTCGCAATGTGTGCCAGCGTACTCTACATCGCCACCGTCCTATCGGATATCCTTGAGTTATCCGTGGAAAAGATTCCGCTACGTTCTATTCTCGATCAGTGTCTGGCGGCAAGTGGGATGGGAGCGTCCGTATGGATTCTCTACACCTCAATCGATATCGATAGTACTCTTTCGCTATTCGTCCTTATAGCGGCGGGAGCTTTGTGGTATTTCGTCATCCTCCTCACTATCAGTACTCCGATGCGTCGGCGATTAATCGGGATTGCCGGTGACATAGTCCCTATACGCCCATCGTGA